One Spinacia oleracea cultivar Varoflay chromosome 4, BTI_SOV_V1, whole genome shotgun sequence DNA segment encodes these proteins:
- the LOC130472257 gene encoding uncharacterized protein, translated as MMRLAFFMIRKGITKKKLLLHINMMMKRGKIASKVALNTLIFHHYHHNNPTVVSSFKDGVPKPSHLQSSTTTDAAAPLGEFDDEFICPTTPFYTPLSAFGGTVRTDSFEASNKKQMMVRISSSSKGGGGGGGVRQLRITDSPFPLQSEEDRDPRVDQAAEAFIKRFYSQLKKQSCE; from the coding sequence ATGATGAGATTAGCCTTCTTCATGATAAGAAAAGGAATCACCAAGAAGAAATTACTCCTACACATCAACATGATGATGAAACGAGGTAAGATAGCTAGTAAAGTCGCCCTCAACACCCTAATCTTCCACCActaccaccacaacaaccccaCCGTCGTCTCCTCCTTTAAGGACGGCGTTCCTAAACCCTCCCACCTCCAATCCTCCACCACCACCGACGCCGCCGCACCTCTAGGGGAGTTCGACGACGAGTTCATCTGCCCTACCACGCCGTTCTACACGCCGTTATCGGCTTTCGGAGGCACGGTACGTACGGATAGTTTTGAAGCTAGTAACAAAAAACAGATGATGGTTAGGATTTCATCATCTAGCAAAGGTggtggcggcggcggcggcgtCCGGCAGCTGAGGATAACCGATTCGCCGTTTCCGTTACAAAGTGAGGAAGATCGTGACCCTCGTGTGGATCAAGCGGCTGAGGCGTTCATTAAGAGGTTCTACTCTCAGCTTAAGAAACAAAGTTGCGAGTAA